From the Achromobacter xylosoxidans A8 genome, the window TGGCGTTTCCAGCGCCGGGCTGGAACACCAGCTTGCCGTTGACCAGGTCTTCCACGCTGATCTCTTGTCCTGACTTGATCGCTTTGCCGTTCAGGAGCAGCGTGCCAAGCGGGGGCAGGGAATCGATGACAAGGGACTTCATGGAATGGCCTTCCCCTGGATCGGAGAACGGAAAGTCATTCAGCCCGAATACATAGCGACCTCCACCAGCCACGACGTTGCCGGAGCCGTCTTGAGAGACCGGAGCATCGTTGACGGGTAGTACACCGATGTCCAACGTGGAGGAGGTCGTAGCCGTTCCGTCCGTCACGGTATACGTGATGGACGGAACGGCTCCATTCCAGTTCGCATCTGGCGTGAACACATAGCTGCCGTCGGCCTCTATGAGGATCGAACCCATGCCCGCTATATACGCGGTGCTGCCGGCGGAGTATGTCGCACCGTTGACCGTGAACACAGTGACGATCAGCGCATCATTGTCGACGTCGACCGCTCCCGCGAGCACGTTGCCGGATGCCGCGTGGTCCTCAGATACATGAGTGGCTTGAGCCTGCAGGACCGGTAGGTCGTTGGTGCCGGTGATTTCGACCGTCAAGATGGCGGTGCTTGTACCTCCCTGACTATCGGAAACGATGTATGTGATCGAGCTGTGGATCTGCTCGCCGGCGCCGAGGTGCTGGAAGGCGGAGCCTGGGTCGAAACTGTAGGAGCCGTCGGCGTTCAGCGTGAACGTGCCGCCGTGGGAGCCCGCGATGGCGACGCCCACGTAGGCTGTGTTGCCGTTGACGTGCGATACGGCAAGGGCGTCGCCGTCTGGATCACGGTCGTTTGCCAGCACGCCGTTTCGAGCGCTGACGTCGAGAGACGAGTCCTCGCTGGCAGCGCCCGAGTCGTCGACTGCGATGGGCGCGGGGTTGGCGATGGCCCAGTCGAACTTTTGCGAGGTGGCGGCACCTGAGGGGTCGGTGGCGGTAACGGTGATGTTGTAGACCCCGCCCCATCCGCCTTGCGAGGCCGAAGGATCGATGCTGCCGGTAATGATGCCGGTGTGCGGGTCTATGCCAAGGCTGGGCGGCAAGCCTGTTGCAGTGTAGGTGAGCTTGTCGCTGGAGTCTGGATCCGAGAAGTGGCGGGAGACGTCGTAGCTCACGTTCGTGTGCGCATCCACGCTGGAGGTGTCGGAAACGGCGGAGGATACCGGGCCGTCGTTGGTGCCGGTAATCAGCACGACGACGGTCGCCGTAGAGGTGGCGCCGCGGGGATCCGTGATGGTGTAGGACACGGTGCTGGTCACGGCTTCTCCTGCCGCCAGGTGGTCGTAATCGCCGCCCGGCGTGAAGACGTAGCTGCCATCAGGCAGAACGGTGAACATGCCGCCATTGCTGCCCTCAAGCGCGACGCCGCCCGAGGTCATGGGACGGCCGCCTACCGACGTGATCGCCAGCGGATCGTTGTCGGGATCCAAATCGTTGGAGAGCAGGTTGCCGCGCACCAGGCTGTTTTGATCGCCTTGGCCAGCGTCGTCCCGTGCGTCGGGCGCGCGGTTGACATTGGCCAGTGGAGGCGCCTCGTCTTCGTCGACGGCGGAACCGGTACCGCTGGAAACGCGTGGCATGACATCGGCACGATGGCCGGGATTGGAATAGGCCAAGTCCAGCGGGATTGTGGATTCAAGAAGGCGGGCCAGCTGTACGAAGCTGCTGCCGCCGTCGCCACCGCCGCCAGTCACGACGGCAGCGGTGGGATCGAGTTCGTCGAACAGGTCGCGGCCCTCACGCAGGGCCGCCAACAGACGGTCGGAGTCGGTACCCGAGGGCGTGGCTACCGCGGCTTCAGACGGGTCGTCCAACGTGGTTGTCATTTCGTTGGTCAGCGCGACCATGCGGCCTTCGCCGATGACAACCGGCAAACCGTTTTCAAGCTGAAGGGAAACCGTGGCGCCCGAAGCAGTGACGACGTCACTACCGGCGGGGACCTTGCTGCCTTGATGCAGTTCGGTAAGAGAGCCGTCGCCATGGCGTAGCCACGCGCGACCCGAAATTTCGTTGACGATTGCGGCAGAATTGTTGGCCATATTGGTCTCGTTATAGAGCGTTGTCCAAGATGGTTTGATACTAGATGGCGCGGCCACCGCTCGAAACTGGCAATACTAATAGTGTCAAGTAATTTGCACTGAGGCTTGGGGGAAAGTGCACCACGCGGAGGTTGCTGCGATTCTTCCGTGGACCCACTGCTTAGCCGTGGTCAACGATCAGCTTTCCCTTTTGCAGCAGGTCGTTGATGATGGCCTGGTTGTTCATGAGCTGACCGTAGGTATCGTGGGTCAGGTCGACGTTCTCCAGCACGATCTTCTGGTCCGAGCCCTGTGCGGTCAGCTTGCCCCGGGTATTCACGTCGATGACCGTGTCGTTGCCTTCCTTGTGGAAATTCAGATACTGGGCCAGTGAGCCGTCATTCTCGCCGACCAGCAATCCCTGCAGATCCAGAATGTCGCCACCATCCGCGTGCTTCAGGACCGAGAAATCCTTGATCGTATCCACCGCCGAGGTGCCTGCGGCACCTTGGTCGTTGAGTAGCCACTTGAACGTGTCGCTGCCCGAACCACCGTACAGGATGTCATTGCTCTTGCCTCCGAGCAGAACATCGTCGCCGGCGTCGCCAAAGAGTGTGTCGTTGCCGGTACCGCCAGACAGGACGTCGTTGCCCTCGTCACCGTGGAGTAGGTCGCTTCCACCCTGGCCATAGAGAATGTCGTTGCCCGCGCCGCCATGCAGCTCGTCGTTACCTCCGCGCGTATCGCCCTGCACGTCGAAAAGCGCGTGGTTGTCCGAGATGAACTTGTGCAGATCGGCGTCGGTGGGTTGGATGCCGTTCTTTAGTAGCAGAAACTGTTTGAGCGCGTCCAGGCCGGACCCGGCGGGGAGGTCCGCGGGCTGGGCGGGGGCGCCATCGAGACCCCAGGGCAAACGATCCGTATTGATCGAATCGCCAAACAGGATGTCCGAACCGTCACCGGCATGGATCTTGTCGTCACCGACCGAGGCGGCTTCATTGCTCGACTGGTTGCCGGTTAGCGTTGCCGTGAGCTCTGCAGGATCCCGCACAATCTGTGAGCCGCCTCTGCGGTTCTCCGTGGATGTATAAATGCCTCCGATTTGTGCGTGGAGTTGATCGTCGGTTGGGCTATTGTCATTGAGCACAAATTGGAAGAGGTAATCGCCCGGCCCATAGTAGCTATCGGTCTGAGTGGCTGCCTCGGTGCCCGATTCAACCGCTACCCATTCAGAACCGCTCCATTTCAGCAGGATCCATTTGAACGTATCTACCGGACCCTTGTTGTAAAGCCACAAGTCAAATCTGAACGAGGCGCCGGTCGGATTGGTTATCGTAATTTTGTCGGCCACATTCATGGTTACGGTGAACGATTGGCCGTCCGCTGTTGTATCCGTGAGGGCCATCTTGCCTGATGTGAAGTGGCCCCAGCTGCCTCTGGAAGTGTAGGTCGGACGCTCGACAGTGCCATCGCCTTCACGCTGCCATCTGGTGGGGTCGTCGGCGCCCTCGACCCAGTCGCCGTCGAAGTTGATCTGCTTGATATGCCCGGAGCTATTCGTGAACCAACCGCCGGTGTTGTCGAAATTGTCGAGTCTGCCTTGAAAAATCCGCGAGCCGACGCCAATAGCATGCACGTCGCTGATTTCGGCAAGCTTGTTGAACTCGGCGTCGGCATCATAGTTCTTCTCGGGGGTTGGCTCGCCATCCGTCAGGAAGTAGGTGAGATTCTTGTACGGATTGCCGTGGTCATCCACCGTGGGCTGGCCATCAAACCATTTTTTGGTTTCATGCAGGGCGGCGCCATATGGCGTGTTTGGCCCGGTCTCCAGATGCAGAAGACTGCTCACTATTTCGTCGACATTGTCTGGTGTCAGGTCCGAGATCGACTTCTGTACCCTGATATCCTCGTCATTGAACGTGATCAGCGACACGTTGATGGTTCCCTCATGCGTCGCCAACTGACTTTCCAGCAAGTGCTTGAGCGCCTTCTTGGCGGCATCGAGCGCCGTATCCCCATCCGGGTTGGCACTATTCGCCCAGCCCATTGAGTACGACAGGTCCAGCAATAGTGCGATGTTGTAGCTGGTACCTGCAATCACGTTCTTCGCCATACCACCTTGATCGCCCAGCAGCACGTCGTTACCTGAGCCGCCAGATACCGTGTCGTTGCCGTTGTAGCTATCCAAAAATTGGTCGACGTGTACTTTGAATGTTTGTCGATCAGATCTGTCTTCTCCTCCATCGGTGCTGCCGCCGTTGTCCTTGACACGGAACTCGAGGGATGCGCCGGCGCTTGCGCCGGTATTGGATGTGTCGGGCTCGAACACCAGCTTCCCGCCGGCCAGATCCTCTGCGCTGATCTCCTGTCCCTGTACCACCGGCTTCCCGTCCAGGGACAGCGTGCCGCCGGTGGGCAGGGAGTCGATGATCACGGATAACATCGAATGGCCTTCCCCTGGGTCGGAGAACGGAAAGTCATTCATGCCAAACACGTAGCTATTGCCAGCCGCGACGTTGCCGGAACCGTCTAGCGTGACAGGTGCGTCGTTGACGGGCAGCACATGGATATCCAAGGTGGATGAGATCGTCGTTGTTCCGTCTGTCGCGGTGTAGGTGACCTGCGGGACATCTCCGTTCCAGTTCGAATCTGGCGTAAAGGTATAGCTGCCATCTGCGTTGACGAAAACCGAACCCATGCCAGCGAGGTATGCGGTATTGCCGGCGGCGTACGTTGAGCCGTTGATGGTGAATGTTGTGACGGTCAGCGCGTCGTTGTCGGCATCGACCGCGCCGGCGAGTACGTTGCCGAATGCTGTGTGGTCCTCCAATACCTGGTTGCTCTGCGTCCGGAGCGTCGGTGCGTCGTTGGTGCCGGTGATTTCAACAGTGAGGGTGGCCGTGGCCGTGCCACCCTCGCCATCGGAGACGGAATAGGTGATAGAGCTGTAGGCCTTTTCTCCGGCGGCGAGATGTTGGAAGGAAGAGCCAGGGTTGAAGGTGTAGGAGCCGTCGGCATTAAGCGTGAACATGCCGCCCTGAGTCCCGGCGATTGCCGCGCCCACACCGGCTGCGCTGCCGTTGACTTGCGAGACAGTCAGGGTGTCGCCGTCCGGATCGCTGTCGTTGGCCAGCACGCCATACCGGGTGCCGACGGTGAGGGGGGTGTCCTCATCCGTGGCGCCGGCATCGCCGGCTGCGGCAGGCGTCGCATTGGCGACGTTCCAGTGGAGTTCCTGGGAAGTCGTGGCGCCGGACGCGTCGGTTGCCGTGACAGTTGCGGTGTAACGCCCTTGGATACCGCCCTGCGAAGCAGAATGGCTGATATCGCCGCTGATGATCCCCGTGATTGGGTCGATGCTTAGCCCCGGCGGCAGGCCGGCCGCGGTGTATGTAAGCTGGTCACTGGCGTCTGGATCCGAGAAGTGGCCAGAGACGTCATAGCTTATGTCCGTCTGCGCATCCACGCTGGAGATGCTGGAAATGGCGGTGGATACCGGACCGTCGTTGGTGCCGGCGATCGTCACGACGACGGTTGCCGTGGAGGTGGCGCCGCCGGGATCGGCGATGGTGTATGACACGGTGCTGGTAGCGGCTTCACCCGCGGCCAGATGTTCATATTCATCACCAGGCTCGTAGACGTAGCTGCCGTCAGCCAGGACGGTGAATGTGCCGCCATTGCTTCCCGCCACCACAACGCCGTCCGAGGTCATGGACCGGCCGCCGACCGACGTTATCGCGAGCGGATCGCCGTCTGGGTCCGCGTCGTTGGCGAGCAGGTTGCCGCGTACCTGGCTGTTCTGATCGCCTAGACCCGCGTCATCCCGCGCGCCGGGCGCGGTGTTGACGCTGACTGGCGTGGGCGGTTCGTCGTCGTCGTTGCTGATGGTGCTAGCGCCGGACATGCGGGGCAAGACCACATCACTGCGGCTGGGATTCGAATAGGTCAGATCGAGCGGGCTGGTGGTTTCAAGAAGGCGAGCCAGGCGTACGAAGCTGCTGCCGCCGTCGCCACCGCCGCCAGCCAAGGCGGCGGCGGTGGGATCGAGTTCATCGAACAGGTCGCGGCTGTCGAGCAGGACAGCCAACAGACGATCGGAGTCGGTGCCCGAGGGCGGCGCCAATGCGGCTTCGGACGGGTCGTCCAATGTGGCGGTCATCTCGTTGGTCAACGCGACCACGCGGTCTTCGCCGATGACGATCGGCATGCCGTTTTCAACCTGAAGGGAAACCGTGGCGCCCGAGGCGGTGACGACGTCGCTGCCGGCGGGGACTTTGCTGCCTAGATGCAGTTCGGTCAGAGATCCATCGCCATGGCGCAACCACGCGCGACCGGAGATTTCGTTGACGATTGCGGGAGATGTATCGGCCATGTTGGTTCCCTTTCCAGGGTGTTATCCAAGATGGCCAGATACTAGATGGCGTTGCCAGAGCTCGATACTGGCAACACTGACAGTGCCAAGCAGCAACGTTGCTGCTTGGGATAAATCTGCCAAGCCGGGAAGGCCGTTGCGGGCCTTCCCGGGGCTTGCTGCTTAGTTGTGGTCGACGTTCAGCTTACCCTTCTGCAGCAGGTCGGTGATGATGGCCTGGTTGTCCATCTGACCATTGTGCGTCAGGTCGACGTTCTCCAGCACGATCTTCTGATCCGCGCCCTGGGTGCCAAGCTTGCCCTGAGTGTTGATCTCGACGAGGGTGTTGTTGGAGTTGGCCGGATCCTGCTTGAAGTTCAAGTACTGCGACAGGTTGCCGTCCTTCTCGCCCACGAGCAGGTCCTTCAGGTCCAGGATGTCGCCGCCATTGGCGATCGTGGCATCCGAGAAGTCCTTGATCGTATCCACGGCCGGAGCGCCTACCGTGCCCTGATCATTGAGTTCCCACTTGAACGTGTCGCTGCCCGCGCCGCCAACCAGGGTGTCATTGCCCTTGCCGCCGATCAGAACATCGTTGCCATTGCCGCCGTACAGCGTGTCGTTGCCTGTGCCACCGTACAGGATGTCGTTGCCGTCATCCCCGTACAAGGTGTCGTTTCCGCCCTGGCCATAGATGATGTCGTTGCCATTGCCGCCATGCAACTCGTCATTGCCGCCGCGTGTATCGCCCTGCACGTCGAACATCCCGTGGTTATCCGAGATGAACTTGTGCAGGTCGGCGTCCGTGGGTTGTACGCCGTTCTTCAGGAGCAGGAACTGCTTGAGTCCGTCCAGGCCGGACCCATCCAGGTAATCAGCGGGTTTGGCGGGATTGCCATTGACACCCCACGGCAACTGGTCCGTGTTGATCGTATCCCCGAACAGGACGTCATTGCCGTCGCCTCCGAAGATCTTGTCGTTGCCGACAGGTGCCAGCACGTTGCTCGAGCTGCCGCTGACCAGGGCAGATTCCAGTTCCGACGGGTCTTGCACGACCTGGGACGCACCCGTGCGGCCGGTCGTATAGGTCCGAATATCGTCGATATCAACGCGGAATTGCGAACCGCTGCTGGATCCAGAGCTGTTGTCGTTCACCACAAAAGCAAAGCGGTACTCACCTGGGCCGTAGATCTGGGTTGTGGTATCAGCCTGAGTACCCTTTTCGACAATCTTCCATTGGCCGTCGATCTTTTGCAACAGGCGCCATTCGAAGGTATCGCCCGCGTTCTGGTTCGCCAAAGTGGCCTTGAACGAGAATGATGCGCTCGTTCCCGTAGCGAGGACCATTTTGTGCGCTTCTTGCATGGTCACGGTGACGGGCTGGCCGTCCACACTGGTGTCGGTGATGCGCATCTTGTTGCTGCTATTCGTCACGGAGCCCGTGCCGGTCTTCAGCCAAGTCGTGGCATCGTTCGCGCCAGTGTTGCCACTAAAGTTGTACAGCACGGTACCGCCGCCGGAGAAGGTCGAGCCCGTGTTGTCGTACTTGTCCAACGTGGACACGGACACCCCGTCGCCGATACCGATGCCGTGCACGTCGCTGACGCCGGCCAGCTTGGAGAACTCTGTGTCCCGGTTGTACCAATACTCGCTGCTAGGCTCACCGTCCGTCAAGAAGAACGTCAGGTTCTTGTATGCGTTACCGTTAGCGTCCTCCGTGGGCTGGCCATCGAACCAGCTCTTGGTTTCATTGAAAGCCGCACCGTACGGAGTACCTCCCCCAGCCTTCAGGCCC encodes:
- a CDS encoding retention module-containing protein; this translates as MANNSAAIVNEISGRAWLRHGDGSLTELHQGSKVPAGSDVVTASGATVSLQLENGLPVVIGEGRMVALTNEMTTTLDDPSEAAVATPSGTDSDRLLAALREGRDLFDELDPTAAVVTGGGGDGGSSFVQLARLLESTIPLDLAYSNPGHRADVMPRVSSGTGSAVDEDEAPPLANVNRAPDARDDAGQGDQNSLVRGNLLSNDLDPDNDPLAITSVGGRPMTSGGVALEGSNGGMFTVLPDGSYVFTPGGDYDHLAAGEAVTSTVSYTITDPRGATSTATVVVLITGTNDGPVSSAVSDTSSVDAHTNVSYDVSRHFSDPDSSDKLTYTATGLPPSLGIDPHTGIITGSIDPSASQGGWGGVYNITVTATDPSGAATSQKFDWAIANPAPIAVDDSGAASEDSSLDVSARNGVLANDRDPDGDALAVSHVNGNTAYVGVAIAGSHGGTFTLNADGSYSFDPGSAFQHLGAGEQIHSSITYIVSDSQGGTSTAILTVEITGTNDLPVLQAQATHVSEDHAASGNVLAGAVDVDNDALIVTVFTVNGATYSAGSTAYIAGMGSILIEADGSYVFTPDANWNGAVPSITYTVTDGTATTSSTLDIGVLPVNDAPVSQDGSGNVVAGGGRYVFGLNDFPFSDPGEGHSMKSLVIDSLPPLGTLLLNGKAIKSGQEISVEDLVNGKLVFQPGAGNASDNSGSSSFDFRVRDSGGTADGGQDISRQHLFKMNVGLFIAGDDDNGDRAKIMDKWNGGNGNDVMLGDHGGVLGLPPPPPDPADRPGRGAEAGSRPDHVLATPDIDRLYGGDGSDILFGDAINTDQLPWGIDGNPARPEGLLDGSGLWALKQFLLLKNGVQPTDADLHKFISENHDALEVHGDTRGRFDVLYGGDGDDILYGQGGNDALFGGGDRDILSGGTGNDHLEGDAGNDVLIGGMGNDLLYGDGNGVRYDDNSDTFKWEFNDQGTTDAPAVDTVMDFSIQKQADGGDILDLQELLVGENDSTLTDYLNFYKEGNGTVINVNTQGKLGTQGADQKIVLENVDLTHDAYGQSMSNQAIINDLLQKGKLTVDHA
- a CDS encoding retention module-containing protein codes for the protein MADTSPAIVNEISGRAWLRHGDGSLTELHLGSKVPAGSDVVTASGATVSLQVENGMPIVIGEDRVVALTNEMTATLDDPSEAALAPPSGTDSDRLLAVLLDSRDLFDELDPTAAALAGGGGDGGSSFVRLARLLETTSPLDLTYSNPSRSDVVLPRMSGASTISNDDDEPPTPVSVNTAPGARDDAGLGDQNSQVRGNLLANDADPDGDPLAITSVGGRSMTSDGVVVAGSNGGTFTVLADGSYVYEPGDEYEHLAAGEAATSTVSYTIADPGGATSTATVVVTIAGTNDGPVSTAISSISSVDAQTDISYDVSGHFSDPDASDQLTYTAAGLPPGLSIDPITGIISGDISHSASQGGIQGRYTATVTATDASGATTSQELHWNVANATPAAAGDAGATDEDTPLTVGTRYGVLANDSDPDGDTLTVSQVNGSAAGVGAAIAGTQGGMFTLNADGSYTFNPGSSFQHLAAGEKAYSSITYSVSDGEGGTATATLTVEITGTNDAPTLRTQSNQVLEDHTAFGNVLAGAVDADNDALTVTTFTINGSTYAAGNTAYLAGMGSVFVNADGSYTFTPDSNWNGDVPQVTYTATDGTTTISSTLDIHVLPVNDAPVTLDGSGNVAAGNSYVFGMNDFPFSDPGEGHSMLSVIIDSLPTGGTLSLDGKPVVQGQEISAEDLAGGKLVFEPDTSNTGASAGASLEFRVKDNGGSTDGGEDRSDRQTFKVHVDQFLDSYNGNDTVSGGSGNDVLLGDQGGMAKNVIAGTSYNIALLLDLSYSMGWANSANPDGDTALDAAKKALKHLLESQLATHEGTINVSLITFNDEDIRVQKSISDLTPDNVDEIVSSLLHLETGPNTPYGAALHETKKWFDGQPTVDDHGNPYKNLTYFLTDGEPTPEKNYDADAEFNKLAEISDVHAIGVGSRIFQGRLDNFDNTGGWFTNSSGHIKQINFDGDWVEGADDPTRWQREGDGTVERPTYTSRGSWGHFTSGKMALTDTTADGQSFTVTMNVADKITITNPTGASFRFDLWLYNKGPVDTFKWILLKWSGSEWVAVESGTEAATQTDSYYGPGDYLFQFVLNDNSPTDDQLHAQIGGIYTSTENRRGGSQIVRDPAELTATLTGNQSSNEAASVGDDKIHAGDGSDILFGDSINTDRLPWGLDGAPAQPADLPAGSGLDALKQFLLLKNGIQPTDADLHKFISDNHALFDVQGDTRGGNDELHGGAGNDILYGQGGSDLLHGDEGNDVLSGGTGNDTLFGDAGDDVLLGGKSNDILYGGSGSDTFKWLLNDQGAAGTSAVDTIKDFSVLKHADGGDILDLQGLLVGENDGSLAQYLNFHKEGNDTVIDVNTRGKLTAQGSDQKIVLENVDLTHDTYGQLMNNQAIINDLLQKGKLIVDHG